The genomic interval TGCGGAAAGAATCGGAACGATCGGATCCATCCTATGATTTTTAGAATTCGAAATGATATGAATCCCCGCCGAAGCGTAGGCGGTCTCCACTTCACCGGCGATGCTCGCATCCAAACCGGAAAATGCTAATGCGACACCGTTCGTTTTTTCGGGCTCGGGAGTTGTGATGACAATATTCTTAGCATAAGCAGGGATATCGGAAGAAATTTTCCATCTCTTCTTCATTACATCACCGTACGTCTTACCGGCGCTATTTTCGGAAGCGCAGAGGTGTGTGACCTCAAAGTACGGATGATTTTCCAGCAATTGGATGAATCGCTGACCTACGGAACCAGTGGCGCCTAAAACGGCAACTTTGACCCTGCTCATATTATATTTTAAACGGTGAAACCCGCCCTCTCAATTTATAAAATTAACCGCATACGGCTTGTTTATCAAGGTTTTACAGGTTTATCACCTTGTCTTTCAGAAATTTGGACGAATTCTTCTGCATAAATCGAACTCATTTTAATCATTCCCGGAAAAGTAAAATGATGATAATCGCTGAAGTCCTGCATTCGGAGAGAATGTCTCAAATCACTGAAAACAACACCTTCCCCGGAAAGACCGTTTAAGAATGTAAGATGGTCCCGATACCAAGGAGAATTCTCATACCAATCCAGACTGATCGGGTTCTCCGGATTGTTGATGATCCAGAGAGGAATTCGCTTTTTCCTTAAGAAATCGGTCAGTTTTTGCAAATACTCAAAATGAAGAACGGGGACGAACTTTTCTTCGGCAATTCGGTGTTTGGCGTCGCGAAGCGCGATCAGATATCCGATCCCCGGTCTTTTATCGTAATCGTCCAGTAATCGAAAATTAAAGTATTTAGAATATTCTAAATCACTCATGTTTAAATATCGAAGGTCTTCCAGACGTTCCTCTCTTGTGTATTGCATTCCGTTCCGAGGAACGTCCGTTCCGAAGGTTTGCTGAAGACGAACTCCCAGAGAATCGTAGTTCCAATCTTTATTCTCCCCTTCCGCATAAAAGGGAGTCCAGGTATTGGAAAGTTCCGCGGTGATCGGGACATTCTCCGATCCGTCCGAGAACGTTCGATCCGGAAGAATTTTTTTCCAACCGGGATCGGCAAACGTAAACGCTTGAACTCCATTCTTATTTCGGAATGTGATTTTCACGGGACCGGATTTGAGAACTTCGGGAACGATCTGAACCAAAAAGCCTTCTTTTCTCATCTTCGGAGTCAACAGAAAGGAAAACTTCTTACCGGTCCAGCCGAGAGAAGTCACACGCTCCGGAATCTGCACTCCGTTGTAGCCGTGATAGCTCGTATTCCTTCCGTAACGGTGATCATAGAGGGAACGAAGATTCTTCCAAAAAATATCCTTATAACGATAGAATCCGAAAAGATACGCCGTGATATACTCGGAGGTTTTTGCAAAACCAAGGACGGAAAAAAATTCCTTCGCAGTCTCCAGAGGGAATATAAATCGAGACTGAGGCGCTTCAAAAAAATTCAACGCGTCCAAGACTAAAATCTCGGAAGGGATCGTTTCGTTTTTATTCGAAGGATCGAGAGAATACGCGCGGTGTAATCTCCAGTCGATAAAGTTGATCGGGAAAATCACAAAGTCCGGTCCCAAATCCGCGATCTTCTTTCTACACAGCCAAGCGTCCAAAGGAGTCATTCCTGCATAAGATAAAAATTCCACTTCGATTTCTTTTCCGGTTCGTTTCAAAATTTCACGTTGAAAGGACTCGCGATCGAAGGAATAGTGTGCGATGCTGGAACCGACGATGAGAATGCGCGGACGAAGTTTCGGTTTAGAAACTAGAGAATGATACTCGTAGAGAAAGTTATAAAAGTGATTCGAGCTCCAGGGAGATTCGTTCGGGACTTTCCAAATCAAAACGCGGAAAAAAAGAAAATCTAAAACGAATAGGAACAAAAAACCAGCTCCCAATAAAATCCAATGTTTCTTTCCCGCCGAATAACTCATCTTAGGAAGAAGGATTCGAGAAAGCCTTGGCTTGTCCAGGATTAGTTCTTTTTTTAGCTTTACCCTTCGGAGAATCTATAAATCCTTTCGGAGAGAATGTTCAAGTATGGAATCACCCTAATCCTATTCTTCCTATCCCTCTTTGTTTCTTTGGCCTTGAGTCCGGAAGAAATCTACCAAAACTCGGACATTCTTTATTTGCCGAGCCTGGCTTTGGACCTGTTTCGAGACAAAGGGAATTTTTTTTCTTGGTCCTTTACTCCCTCTCCCTATTTTTTTCCAGACTTCCCGATCGTATCGATTCTATTTTTGATCTTCGGAAACGCACAAAGGGCATTGTTGACGTTCGCGTTTTTACAAACGATTTTATGTACGGTGTTACTCGAACGATTTTGGATCTTTCAAAGGGAGGAAAAAAAGAGAACACCGCTGACGAAAAAAGATACAAGAAGAATCAAATCCTGGATTCTGCTTTTTGTTTCCGGTTTGCTTTTGGCCGCACCGGAATTCCCGACCCTTTATATTCTATTTCTTCCTTCGATCCACGCAAGCGCCTTTCTCGTCGCGCTCTATGCATGGCCGCTTCTTCATAACAAACTTGATAAACGAAGAGCCGCTTATCTATTTATGTGGATCGTATTGACGATCGCCTCGGATCGGATCCTTGTGATAGAACTCGTAATTCCCGGAATTCTAGCCGGGTTTTTCTTTTCGGATTCAAAATCCTCGAATCGGAGTTGGAAACGATTTTTTCCGGAAAGTTCAAAGATTCTTCTTTTAGCGGGAATCGGAGGTTTGATTCTTCATACGATTCTTAAGTCGTTTTTATTCATTGAAAGGCCCGGAAAAATTCCAACGTTAGTCGCTTTTTCCCAAGCCCAAAAAGACGGAATTCGTTTTTTTACCGAGGCGCAAACCTGGATCAACTCGGGATTTAGGGAAGGGTTCCCAGTGGCGGCAACTTTATTCGTTTTTCTTTTGATCTCCCTTCTTTTCGGCCTTGTGAGAATTCGAAAAAGTAAGACGTGCGCCTTTCTGTTTTTCTTCTTTTTGATTCTTACCGTCGCACCGATCGCAAGCGGATCTTATATCGACGAATACAGCTTACGTTATGCGGCACCGGCGCTCATCCTCGCTCCGTTCTTTCTGATCTCGATCGCCGGATTTCCGAGAAGAAATCTTACCCTAGGCATTTTTCTTTTATTTCTTCTAATTTGGAAAATCTCCGAAAAATCGCCGGAAGGACTCGAAAATAGGCTGATTCGACTCTCCCAGTGGGTACCACAGGAAACCGTGTGTTTGAACGAAATCGCGGAAAAAGAACCGATCACACTATCCATTGCCGATTTTTGGACTGCAAAAAAACTTCTCATCTTTTCCGAGAAAAAAATTCCCGCTCTTCACGTTGCCTATGGAACATTAGAAGGATCTCATACGATTTCCAATCGGGATTGGTATTTAAAAGATTACAAAGGAACCTTCGCGGTTTTCACGAAAGGATTGGATGAGAATCGGGTATTGGAAGTGTACGGAGTTCCGTCCATGAAAGAGGTTTGCGGCGAAACTTCGGTCTTTCTCTACAAGGATTCAACGAAAATCCAAGAAGCCCTCAAACGTCCGTTTCAGAAGACAAAGTAGAGAAACGGTTTTGTTTCGACCGTCAGGACGACACCGATCATAAAACCGAGCGCGCTCAAAAAGGCGAAGAGCGACCAGTGAAGATTCTCGCGAAACCGGGAAAACGAACCGGAAGATTCTTCCTTTTTCCCGATCCAGGTCGCAAAAGCCAAAACGAAGAAAACGGTCAAGAATTGAGACTGCATCGTGTATGTGGGATCGATTCCATCGGAGAAACTGAAAAGTTTTTTTAAAATTCCGAACGAAGTCTCTATACTACGAGAACGAAAAAAAATCCAAATCAGACAAACGGTAAGAATTACGAAAATCTGATATAGCAAATCAACTGCCTTCCGCGCGGCGGTTGATTCCATCCAGGGAAAACGCAAACGGTCCCGAACAAAACGTTCCAAAACAAGAAAAGTTCCGTGCAAAAAGCCCCAGATCACAAAGTTCCAGCTCGGACCGTGCCATAGACCGCCGAGGATCATCGTGATCCAAAGATTGCGATACGTAAACAAACCGCCGATTCGATTTCCTCCGAGCGGGATGTAGAGATACTCGCGAAGCCAACCCGAAAGAGAGATATGCCAACGCCTCCAGAAATCCGAAAAACTCTTTGCCGTATACGGAAGTCGAAAGTTGTCCGGAAGACGAACTCCAAGAAGAAGCGCCGAACCGATGGCGATGTCCGAATAACCCGAAAAGTCGCAGTAGATCTGAACGGAATAGGAAAGAACTCCCATCCATGCAAAAAGACTTGAGACTTCGTTCGGAGATTGATAAGCGAAATCGGAGATGACCGAAATTCGATCCGCAATCACCGCCTTTTTCACGAAACCCACAAGGATCAGCCAGATCGCTTCTCGAAGAGGAATGTTCTCCCAGCTAAAAAGAGATCGAAGTGCGGGCAAAAGAATTCTCGCGGACACGATCGGCCCCGCGACCAACTGAGGAAAGAAGGAAAGAAAAAGGGAGTAGTGAAGGAAATTTCTTTCGGAAGGGATTTCCTTTCGATAAACGTCGATCGAGTAGCTTAAAGATTGAAACGTATAAAACGATATTCCAACCGGTAAAACGACTCGTAACGTAGGTTCCGAAACTTCAAAACCCAAAGAGGAAAGAAGAATCCGGAACGAATCCGTAAAAAAGTGAAAGTATTTAAAAAATCCAAGAACCGATAAATTACCGAAAAGAGACAAACCGAGAAGAATCCTTCGATTTCGAAGATTCTCCTGAGACTCCAAGGCACGACCCACCGAATAATCCAAAATCGTCGTAAAAAGGATCAAAACGCCAAAACGATAATCCCAGGAAAGATAAAAGAGATAACTTACAAAAAGCAAAAAGTAGAGAACGAACGAACTTCTCTTTGGATAAATCGCCGTAAGGAGCCAACGGACACACCAAACGATTGCAAAAAAAAGAAAGTACTGTGGAGTCGTAAAATTCATTGAAAGAGTTTGTGCGTCCGAATCCAGGATTCGTATAAAACCGAAATCCTCCAGTCGTTTTTCAATTCAGCGCGGATTCCGAGGAGAAAAGAATCTGAAAGATTTATCGAACGATATCATCCAATCGATCCAAAAAGCCGTTTCCGAAATTCCGGAATCGATGTCAGAGGAGCTTCGATTTGAAGTGGAGATGTTTCTATCCAAGATAAAACTTTTAGGATGGAAAGAATCCAATCCAAAGGAAGAGTTCGATCGAGCTGAAATTCGACAAACTCTGTTCCTATTCTTAAGAGAAGACATGGTCTATTCTCTTCAAAAAATTCTTTCGGGAACGGAGTTCGTAAACGAGTCCTTTCCTGATCTCACTCCGATCCACAGGGAAATTCTGGCGATTCTGAAAGAATTGGGCAACTATCATCATCCGCATCCGGGGAGGGATTACTCCCGAATTTCGCTCTTAGAATCGTGGTTCCAAGGGCTTTCCAAAACATGGACGTTTTCCCTGCAAAGGGTTGTGGACACGTTCCAGATCTATCGCTGGAAACTTTATTCATTCAGCAAAGATCGTCCTTTTACGTATCAGAATCCGGAACAGGTGATCCAAAGGATTCTCTCTCCCGAAAGCTCCGGGTTAAACTTCACTCAGATCTACGATGCAGAACTTCTCTTACGTAAGAATTTTCAGTTTTTTCTTTTGAGAAGAATCGGCGTCGAAAACCGACTCAAATACCTGATTTCCGCGGAAATTCTCGGAAAAGAATCGGACTCTCTGATCCAAAGGCTTCACGAAGTCATATCAAACCAGCTCGAACAACTGCTCAATGCACGGCAGTTAGAACACGAGCACATACTCAAGGAGAAACTGGATTTAGAAAAAGAATTCCGACAGGCGGAAAAAATTCAGAAAAAATCGCTACACGCGGACGTTCCAGGGCCGGAAGAAAAAGTAAGAATCGAAATTCTCTACAAACCGGTGCTTCCTGTGGGTGGGGACTTCTACACTGTCCGCCGAATTTCCGGCACCGAATATGGAATTTTTATCGCCGACATCTCCGGTCATGGAATCGGAGCCGCGCTCTTCTTTAACACTCTCAAGTCCAGTTTCGAAAAAAACTCCGCTTATTGGGAAAGGCCTGGGAAGCTTCTCCGAAAGATCAACGAAGAGGTTTATGGCAAGTTAAACGATAATTTTATAACTGGAATCTACCTCTACCTGAATGTGAAGAAAAAGACCCTTAAATACGCCAATGCTGGGCATAATAAAGGGATTATTTTTAATCACATAGAAGCGCGAAATAAACTGCGCTTTCTCTCTCCAGGTGGAAAGGTCCTTGGGATTTTTCCAAGAATGGAATACAAAGAACGAGAATTTAAGCTTAAGGCAGGAGATCGAATCGCCGTTTTCACCGATGGAATCCCTGAAACCCACAATCTGGATCAACAAATGCTTGGGGACCGAGAGCTTTACCGCTGGCTCATCGCGAAAAAACCTACTGCTGAAGAAAATCTCCCGCTCTCAGTCATTCAAAGGATCGAAAAAGACCTTTCAACCTTTCGCGGGGATCCTCGAGCAGAAGACGATATTTGCTTAATTATAATCGATATTCAATAATTTGATTAATTTTAATCACTTATATATAAGTATATTTAATCAATATTTCAATCAAACTGTCCATTTGTTTTTTACGCCGCAATTTGGGCATAATGCCGTAATCTCTGCTTTCACACGCCTTCCTTTCGGAGTTTCTACCTTTCCAATGGCTACGAACTCAAAATCGACGCCTTCCGGGACATAATGACCCGCTCCGTATTTCGCGGAGCCTTCAATCATATAGGAACAGGCATGACAGCGGACTCTTAATTTTATTACTTCAGCCATGAGTTTGGTCTCTATTCTCTGGATTACGGCGCCATTCGTAAAACACTTTTCCTGCCAGGCCTTCATTTGCAGGAATTCTTCCTACACATGACATTCTGGCAAGTATTTAAACATAAGTTAAATGCAAATAGTTGCCTTTCTTTGGATCGTGCAGAAAGGCACGGGCAACTCTATAAGCCCTCTATGAAACGTTTCCCTGGAACTTGCACCTGCCCGTTTTTCGTCGTTTTCGAATGATGTAGTCACTTCGATTCTTTTTTCTCGCAGATTGGATTAAATCAATTTTTGGAAAATTTTTCTCACAGAGAGGCCGGGTATCCTGCCCGTCTGCCCAGTTACTACCTAAAGTCCTTGCTTAAAGTCGAAAATCCGGCACCCCCTGTAAGGACAGGCGCTTCCGCTGATAAAAAACTGACTAAAAATGAGCAGCACATTTAAGAGACATAGTTTTTTTCACTCGCCTCCAATGCGTAGAAAATCATTTCTTTGGCAATCTGCCCGCGACGGGATAAAAAGATCGAAAACGCCCAAATTTTAGCATGTCGGACATCCGGCACTTCTACAACTGCCCGCAATTAGGCGACCAAAACGGGAGATCGGCAGGCTTGGCCATTCTCAGTCCACAAGTGCCCGTTTTTTGGCATTTAGAAAATTGGGTTTCCGCCCTGTGCGCCGCACAGGGACTTTTTAGCGTTTTATTGCTTTTTTGGAGGAAGTCTTTTTTGCGGTGGTTTTTGGAGGCTCCGAAGAAAGCCCATTTTGTTTTTCGGAAGTCTTCGAATGTGACGGCGCGTCAAAGTTCGTGTCGATCCCCTGCTTTCGGTTTCTTTTTACCATATACACAAAATGTCTTATGTATTGGCCATAAGGTTCCGGGAGCGTTTTAGGATCAAAGTCGGTCGGATTGTCTAAAAGAGATTTTACTACGACCTGGCTCAGGTCCTCTTTGCTAGTCATCATAATCGTCTCTAGACGTTTACAAATTTCGTAATCATTTACTTCGAGAGACATCTTTTTCATTGCATTGAGCAACTTTTGAAAAGAGGACCGTTTCACTTTGGAAGCCATAGACAAAGATTTTCAACCTCGGGCTGAAAAACAAACAAATTTAGATTTTATCCGACCAGCGAATTAGGAGGAGAGAATTTCTTGGAAGATGAGGGATTTGATTTTTCTTGAAGTTCGTTTTTAACGAAAGAACGGTGCGAACCCATTTTTGTGATTTGTTCTAGTTCCCAGGAAGGTTTCATGCAAGACAGGAGCTCCCGCAAAGTTCTTTGGAAGTAGGCAGAAATGATTGCTTCACTATGGCTTGACTCCCAATTCTCTATCGCTGAAGTTCTCTGCAAAAAGAGTGGAGATCTACCCAAATCCTCAAGCGATTGTCCCGGTCTAAACGTTCGAACGAAATCCCAGTCCGTAGGCCCAGAATTTTGATCTTCCGAGATCGGCGTATTCATATTCCTGAAACCAGAAACAAACCGAGTGGGCTCTTTAGACCACAAATCCAATCTTAAAGCCAAAGGGAAATAGCCAAAATTCTTACTCCGCGCAATGGCAAAAACCCCCTGCTCTCTATCGAAGGAACAGGAATTCTCTCCCGCGAAACGGTGCAGAACAAGGGAACATTCTTCCGATCCGGTTTGGAAAATAGAGCGAACTCCGTTTTTACGATCCTTTTTCACAGAAGAGTTTTCAAGAACCCTTGGCCACTGGTGAGCCATTCGAGAGGCGGAAACGTCTTCGGTTAGAAATGAGAAAAGAGCGGAACCAAAACCAAAATCGACGGCGCGCAAAACGGAAAGGCAAAGATTCCCATTTTGATTCCACCTTTCGTCGCCGGTTTGCGTAAAGGAGGAAGAAGTAGAATTCTGAATTTTCAACGACGAGGTTTTCGAGATTTTATTTTTAGAAGAAAAGATCGCCCGATTCTTCTGAGAGAAAGGAGAAACTTCCCAATCCAAATCGATATTGCCGACCAAGGGAGAGGAAAGAACGCGATTCACTTCCGACTGATGAATCGATTTTTCCGGAACTTCCGAAATCTCATTTTCTTCGGCGGACAAGGTTCCGGACATACCGAGCCCGAGAGACCCGATAAGCAATATTTGTGCCAAAAAATTTATTTGAGATCGAAAAAACATAGCAATTTTCTTTAATTTGGCCGTTTTTCAGGAAAAAGGAAGCATTTTTTCACCGTTTTCGGTGTTTTTTTAAGAATTTTCCCTACGCGCTCTTCCGGAAAAACCGCTTCACGCGGAGCTTCCATTCCCAAAGAATAATTCCTTTTTCCTCTTCTTCGGCTCGCTCCTGTTCTTTTTCCAAAAGCGCGTAACACATACTTGCAATCTCAGGACCAAAATTCTTCTCGAGTTCGATTTCGAATTCGGGAACTTTCATCTCTAAGATTAATTCCGCCAGACGAAACCCTTCATCCAAACTTTGAAGTTTTGGTTTTATTTGTTTGAGTTCCTCTTTTTCAAATTCATTCCGAATCATGACCGAGAAAAAAGTTCGAATAAAAGAGACCTCTTCCGGCTTTAATTGGAAATCGAGAAGAAGTTGTTTTACCTTTTCTATATCCATTCTTCTCAAATGAATCCGAGCCAAGAAGACCGGATTTCCGGAGTGAATATTCAGATTTCCGGAATCCATAATATCCGCCGCGCGCACTCGGTTGAAATCTACGATTCCGGATTCTTTTCCCTTTGTGACTTCTGCGGGAGCGGCTTCCGCCGCCTTGTGAAGTGCGACTTTTTTGCGAACGATCAACATGTTTAGAGCCGGAAAACGGATCTTCAAAGTGATCAAATCCTGTCGAGGATAGGATTCATCCAAGACCAAATGATGCATTTCAACGCCCTCGTCCCGAGAACGAATTAAGTCTTCGTTATTTTGAAAATGATACACAACGACGGGAAGAACGTCGCAATCGCTCCCCGAATTGAGAAAAATAGTTCGGACCTCGTTCCCGGTATTGGAATGTTGATACGGAATTACAAGTTTTCCTTGTTTTACGTTCACAAAACTCAATTCTCCCAGACGAAAATGAGCGAGATTGAATTCCGAACCTAAAAAAACGACTCTGGGAACAGCCACGACAATCGAGCTATTTTTGGCTCCTCGAGGAACTTCGGGACCTTTTTGGGTAAAAACCACGTAGGTCATTTTCGCCAAACGAACTTTGACTAAAAAGCCACCCGGGGTTTTCCGCTCTTCGTATAAAGAATCAAGATCCACTTTTTAACCTATCTCCAACTGTTTCAGTTTGTATTGTAAGGAACCTCGGGAAATTCCGAGGGCCTTCGCCATTCGAATCTGGTTTCCGCCGAACAATTTATGGGCCAGAAGAATTTTTTGTCTTTCGACGGCCTCGACCGCCCGGCGAAGATCCAAGTCTTCCGAATCCGGAATCGTTAAAATTCGATCCTTGCGCTCTTTTTTTTCCTGGATTCCGATCTCGGAACCGGAGGAACTCAAGATAGATTCTTCCAAAAGATTACGCAAGCCGGAAAGATTATTCCTAAAATCCATTCGGAGAATCTTGGCCAGATTATCCTCCGAAAGTCGAAGGTCCTCTCGACCCAAAGATTCCTTAAGTTCCTCTAAGAGAAACCGAACCAGGGATTCTTTTTGCGAAGAATTTAGGTCCGCAAATTCAGGAACGGAAATCGTCCTCTGAAGAAGAAATTCTCGAAAAGGTCTGAAAATTTCGTTGGGATCCGGTCCGCTTGTCTCCGTAAAAATGAGACGAAATGGACTCGATTCTCCAGATAGAATTTTGAAAAAGAATTTCTGTTGGACCGAAGTAAATTTCTGCGCCCCTTCGATTAGAATCGTACCGGAATTTGTCATCCGAGACCATTCTTCAAAAGACTTTTCCAGTTTTGAAATTTGTTCGGGCAAAAACCCTAAAACGAGAATCCCTTTTTCCGGACTCAAGGTCCGATGAATCCATTTTCCAAGAGTCTTTTTTCCCGCACCGGAAGAGCCCAAAATTCGGACCCAAGAACTTCTTTTGAGCCAATCAGGAACGATGGCGACCTCACATATTTCCGCCAAAAATTCGCCGACATTTTCTTTTCGGGGAAACTCGGGGCGAAGAATGGAAGAAGAAGACGAAGCTTTTAAAACGGAAAGATCAGGGAGAGGACTTTCGGAAATTTTTTTCGCTACCAAACCCCAAAGAGCAAGAATCGCATCCGAAGGTTTTTCTAAAAACTCGGCCAGAAAAAACCCGTCCAAGAAAGATTCTCCACGGATTCCAATCACCAAACAACCGGTAGCCCGAGAATCAAAAAGATCGTGATCCTTAGCGGAAAACCAGAGGGGAAAATTTTCCCGATTCAAGGTCTCCAGATTTCCCGTAGCACGGGATAAAAAGGAATAAAAAAAACCATCTTCGTCGTAGCCGACGGCGGAAACTTCTTCCAGGGTTTTGCCCTGATCAAAGCTAAACGTAAGGACTCCGCAGAGCGCATTCGAAAGCCGAATCCAATCTTCAAAAGCTTTTGAGAAATCTTCTTTTTTACGCAAAGAAGAAGAATTCTCGGAAAACAAAAGATTGAGAAGAGACGGATGCACAAAGGGAAGATGTTTAAAATTAAGCATCCTGTCAACTAAGTACAGAGCCGATGTCGGACGTCCGACAAACGGAACTTTGAATTCTTTTTTTAACGAAAAAGGAGCCAATTTTAGATAAATGATTGAAGATAAAAAACCTTAACTCTATCTGGAAACGGAGTCATAAAAGAAGATTGCTTCGTTCGTTTTTAATAAAAATTAACTTCGAAAAAAGGCAAGTTCGCGAAACGCGTTCCCCAAAAAAGACCTTCGGATTCAAACAGCGACTCCTCTTCTTAGGTCGTGAAAGCACAGAAATTTTCGAAAATCAAAATTCTTATCAATCAAAATTCCGTCTTGATAAGGAT from Leptospira stimsonii carries:
- a CDS encoding MBOAT family O-acyltransferase, which codes for MNFTTPQYFLFFAIVWCVRWLLTAIYPKRSSFVLYFLLFVSYLFYLSWDYRFGVLILFTTILDYSVGRALESQENLRNRRILLGLSLFGNLSVLGFFKYFHFFTDSFRILLSSLGFEVSEPTLRVVLPVGISFYTFQSLSYSIDVYRKEIPSERNFLHYSLFLSFFPQLVAGPIVSARILLPALRSLFSWENIPLREAIWLILVGFVKKAVIADRISVISDFAYQSPNEVSSLFAWMGVLSYSVQIYCDFSGYSDIAIGSALLLGVRLPDNFRLPYTAKSFSDFWRRWHISLSGWLREYLYIPLGGNRIGGLFTYRNLWITMILGGLWHGPSWNFVIWGFLHGTFLVLERFVRDRLRFPWMESTAARKAVDLLYQIFVILTVCLIWIFFRSRSIETSFGILKKLFSFSDGIDPTYTMQSQFLTVFFVLAFATWIGKKEESSGSFSRFRENLHWSLFAFLSALGFMIGVVLTVETKPFLYFVF
- a CDS encoding PP2C family protein-serine/threonine phosphatase, which encodes MSEELRFEVEMFLSKIKLLGWKESNPKEEFDRAEIRQTLFLFLREDMVYSLQKILSGTEFVNESFPDLTPIHREILAILKELGNYHHPHPGRDYSRISLLESWFQGLSKTWTFSLQRVVDTFQIYRWKLYSFSKDRPFTYQNPEQVIQRILSPESSGLNFTQIYDAELLLRKNFQFFLLRRIGVENRLKYLISAEILGKESDSLIQRLHEVISNQLEQLLNARQLEHEHILKEKLDLEKEFRQAEKIQKKSLHADVPGPEEKVRIEILYKPVLPVGGDFYTVRRISGTEYGIFIADISGHGIGAALFFNTLKSSFEKNSAYWERPGKLLRKINEEVYGKLNDNFITGIYLYLNVKKKTLKYANAGHNKGIIFNHIEARNKLRFLSPGGKVLGIFPRMEYKEREFKLKAGDRIAVFTDGIPETHNLDQQMLGDRELYRWLIAKKPTAEENLPLSVIQRIEKDLSTFRGDPRAEDDICLIIIDIQ
- a CDS encoding phosphatidylinositol phospholipase, with protein sequence MASKVKRSSFQKLLNAMKKMSLEVNDYEICKRLETIMMTSKEDLSQVVVKSLLDNPTDFDPKTLPEPYGQYIRHFVYMVKRNRKQGIDTNFDAPSHSKTSEKQNGLSSEPPKTTAKKTSSKKAIKR
- a CDS encoding helix-turn-helix domain-containing protein is translated as MLNFKHLPFVHPSLLNLLFSENSSSLRKKEDFSKAFEDWIRLSNALCGVLTFSFDQGKTLEEVSAVGYDEDGFFYSFLSRATGNLETLNRENFPLWFSAKDHDLFDSRATGCLVIGIRGESFLDGFFLAEFLEKPSDAILALWGLVAKKISESPLPDLSVLKASSSSSILRPEFPRKENVGEFLAEICEVAIVPDWLKRSSWVRILGSSGAGKKTLGKWIHRTLSPEKGILVLGFLPEQISKLEKSFEEWSRMTNSGTILIEGAQKFTSVQQKFFFKILSGESSPFRLIFTETSGPDPNEIFRPFREFLLQRTISVPEFADLNSSQKESLVRFLLEELKESLGREDLRLSEDNLAKILRMDFRNNLSGLRNLLEESILSSSGSEIGIQEKKERKDRILTIPDSEDLDLRRAVEAVERQKILLAHKLFGGNQIRMAKALGISRGSLQYKLKQLEIG